The sequence TATCGACAATGACATCgtatccctctccttcgtcaAGCCTGCTAGAGCAGGGCAAGCTCATCAAACAAGGTGCTGAAGCGGTACGTTGCTCCGCACTCTTACGACCACCTGAACTCTCAGTCGGTGTGTGTTGCTGACCTCAACATGTTGGAAATCATTGCATTCACAGAAAGTCTACCTCGTTCCATCATTACTCCCTCGACCGACCATCTATCGTCCTACCAACCATTCGACCGCCggtccctcctccccccgtccttcctcctcctcctcctcctcctcctcctcaacctccactAACGACAGCGGAGTCATACTGAAATACCGTTTCCCCAAAACGTATCGTCATCCAGTCCTTGACGCATCTCTCACTTCGTCCCGACTGACCTTCGAAGCTCGATCTCTGTCCCGCGCAGCTCGAGCGGGCGTCGTCGTCCCTCAAGTTCTGTgggtggacgagaagggtgGTGTACTGGGGTtggagagggtggaaggGTGGAGCGTGAGAGAGATCCTGGGTGGTGGAGCGGAGGGTGAATTAGAGGTTGAGTTTGAGGATGGGGAGCTGGAGCTgggtgaaggtgaaggtcaagaagaatATGGGCCGGACGATACAGGCACAGAAAGGATAGATcttggtggagaggaagaaggggagaacgAAGGGATGAAGGCGTTGAGACGGTTAGGAGTCAGTCAAGGTGTGTATCTGACTTGCGTTGCTCCGGTGCTAGTGTTCCATTTTGGATCGATGAGTCAATACGCAAGTGGAACCGCAAGTTTGAGAGTTGCACGCACCGGATACGGATCCTCGCTTCGACCGCAACGCCTCCCGGTCGTCTACTACCAGTTCTgcggaaggggagaaaTAAAACAGCTGATTCTTCtgtcctccttcgacaCAGAACACCTCATGACATCCATCGGGACAGCTCTTGCTCGTTTACATCTTACAACTATCATCCATGGCGATCTGACAACATCCAATATGATGGTCCGTCTTACCCCAGACGGTGTGCAGCCTTATGAGATTGTACGTGGTCCCTTTGTCTCGGTTTTGTCTCCAGCTGCGTCCGCTTCGTGCACTTCTCATACGTTACTACTTCTTCGACCGTACTCTCTTTCCACTCCCACACCCATCCTCAACCCTACCCTTGAGATTTGTCCCTTGCACCCCTGCTCTGCCCAGCAAAACACAGACACAAGCTGACCTGTGACCTTGATACTTCCAGGTCATGATCGACTTCGGCCTCTCTTCAACTGCTCAGTTTCCTGAAAACTACGCTGTCGATCTATACGTTCTAGAGAGGGCATTCGCATCGACCCATCCTCAATCGGAGAACTTGTATGCAGGAGTAAGTCTTATCCTCCTGTCACTCGTCTTGGTGGTATGTCCCTCCAGCAGACATTACACAACGAGAACTCAATCAAAATGGGCATGTGGGGTTCCACTGTATCTTTCACTCCCACGTTCGCTACTCCAAGTCTGTTACCGCTTTGGAAAGATTTCTGCCTGTAATAGTGGCTCAGGCGCCATTGACATGGAGCTGACCTTCTAATCTTGCAGGTCTTAGACGCTTACGCAAAAGGTTtaggggagaagaagtggagacCAATTGAGATCAAGTTGAAAGAAGGTGCGACATGTAGGATCGTAACATGTTGATGAGTGCTGACGGAACGGTTACGATACCCAGtacgacgaagaggtcgaaagAGAGATATGACTGGTTGAGAATTTTCAGTGAGTGTTCTCCCGAACGAAGTGCCACGTACATGCGCGCGATGTCATTGAAAGccagagctgacattgcTGCATAGCAGTCGTAAACAGATTCATTCGTTGATTATTGCTTCGCATGGGTGCACAGCGATAGACACTCTATAGacatgatgacgagatgataCGCGGTATGAACACATGATCCAACAATCACCTAAAGATCCGAGCTtgaaaggagaaagggtACAGACTGAGTCAACGTCGATATTGAAAATTACAAGAGAAAGGTTGCAAGACGCCCAGCGTCGAGGGCAACCGAACCGAGTTATGATCGTGAACAGACTTTATCCACTGACCATCTGTTCTGCGACACTATATCTGCCTCGTACGCTTGATAGGCTGGGGCGAAGCGAGAAGGTCGGAGACGCGACGAATCGAGGCAGGAGGAGTGATGGAAGTCGGACCCGCTATGGTGGACGGGCAGCACGCGTGGtttctgctgctgctggcAAAGGGGATTGCCTTGTGGCACGTTTCGATGATGGGAGCCGATGGGTGTCGTCGAGGAGCAGGATTCGGAGGGGAAGGTACCGGTGTCGGAAGTTGGAGGACTGGCTCGATCACACGAAGACCGCATCCTGGAGGAACAAGGATTCGAGGGAATGCCGGAGGTGGAGGGTTAAAGTAATGGGACGGTCGAAGCTGGAAaagcttctcctccaaccACTCGTCCGAGAAGCGGTGCCTCGCCGACGGTGCTCTGCGCGCTCTCCTGTCAGGTGTACCCACCTAGCAAGTAtccgatcagctcaatTGGTTCGTCGACCTGTTCGGTAGCTCACCTCCCCACTCATTGCCAACAGGATCCGTGCCGCCTccgtctcctcttctccgctcgCCTCATCAGACCCAGATATAGAAGCATGtgcttcatcgtcgtcagtGGTCGTGGCTCGCTTCTTATTGTGGCATCGGGGGAGATTGGCTGCCTCTCGGGCTGTGGACGATACCCCGTCTTCCGAATAAGTGTTGTTCGACCTGTCGCCACGGTGCCAAAACTTGGGCGGTCGGGGTATCCCATGCTGATGGCGCTTTGACGACTCAAGTCAGTGAGTGGAAACGGGTTGGTAAGGAAGCTGCTCACGTAAAGGGCACAAGCATTGCACAGGACATTGTCGTGGACCGGAACCGGGTCAGGATTGGTGCGCCAGAGTTGGGCGCGAGCCTTATCCAAACCACTCTACGTCAGTACCATTCCGGCTTGATCACGATATCGAAAGGACggagggagggaggtgtGATAGTCTACGCACATTTCCGCATCCACAATTCTGGCAAATGGATTCCCTGATCGGGCGCGGACCACTGGCAGTCTTGCCCTTCGAGGGTTTCTTGCCCCTTTTGGCTTTAGAAGGGGACGAcggagacgaagatgaagtcTTAGCCTTCTTGGGAGACGGGGCTTGCTGAGAGCTAGTGCTGCTGAGTGCCCTCTTTCTGCTTTGAGCCTCTGGAGTGATGGAAGACTCGGAAGTGGTTCTTTGAGACGGATTTTGCTGAGAGTTAGTGCCGCTTCGTGGACTCCTCCTACTGGGAAAAGCGGCCTTGGCGGAGGAGCTAGAAGCTGAGCGGGCCGGCATCTTGAGTCTGATTGAGAACTATCGGTCAATGATCAATAATGAGGTCCAATTGCGTTCTTCCAATCCATATCGAAGACTCACGATCTTGCGGTTAGGCTTGAGTGTGATGTGTGATGTGTAACGCTGGTGTGAAGTGGTGACTCGAGTTTGCGGTGAGTTGAGGATAGCTGGCTGACAAGGTATTCCACGATCAGAGTCAAATGCAAAGTGACCGACAAGAGCTAGCTGACGAAGATTGACTAACTGCTGGTTGCTGATGAGGAGGGTCGCAGACGTACAATAAGGGTTGGAAAATGGACCTTTTTATACTAAGCTTGTGGTAGACGGTGATCTGTTCATGAGTATCGGATCAGCGAGGCTGATTGCTAGCCTGATGGCGTATTTCAATAGCAGTCACAAAGGATAAGAGTCATACAACCTGCCTGGGggggagggaagatggggatgacAGGAGGAGACACGAAATGGTGGGACGTGGCGGACtatgaagatggaaggggGAATGGAGTGAAAGGATGGCTGGGACAATACGAGATCGGTCTAGTGATTGGGTGGGCTTTGTTGAGGAAGTAACTCACGATGTGATGTGATCTTCAAGGAGACGGTGATGAAAGGATGACAGGTGGTAGTATGTCGCTGATTCGCTCAAGTTTGGGAATTGATGCCAAGCgcagagatgaagaggagcagaaggatAGATAACGTAGGCGTCAGATCGTAAAAAAGAGGAAGCGATGGGTGATTGTGTATTGTGAATGTGATAGCTATGCTACTGAGCTAGTAAAAGGTTGAAGAGTGAGCTTGAGCAGCACAgtgtgagagtgagataGGAAGAAATTCGTAGCTGGAAAAGTAtagaagagaaaggggaagaagacataCCATCAAACGCTTTATATATCGTCCAGAGATATCTACTGCATCATGCTGCTTTGCGTCTTGCCGGGCGCCTTGACAGATGCTTGAATCGAAGACGGGGTTGGAACCGGCTGTATCGGAGCACTTTCGAGGACAATAGACGACTTGAGATGACACGAGGTGTTGAGTAGTCCGTTCCTGATTGCAGCGATCGGTTTCATCTTGTCGAATCTTTCGATAATAAAGCACGCAGGGGCGctagaggaagaggatcgtgATGTCATATGTGACTGCGAAGCGTTGAGAAGCAGCACGAGCAGTGGGACGCGGCGACGGAGCAGAGATAAGAGAATAATGGGGGTGAGAGAAcggggaagagatgggatgagatggggaGAGAGCGCTTTGTTCCATTTCACCGATGTGAACACGTTTTCCTCCCTTGTACACACATAAATCATGTTGGATCAGGGTCTAACAATTGCGAGAGAGTGGGTCATGCCAGATCTTACTGTCTTGCCGATGAACCAAGCTGACCCAGGGACGAAGGAGCGATGGGATGTGCCGGATCCGCCAAATCCTGATCGGGATATAGTCTGGTCATCTGACAGAGAAAGAAGATAAGACGATGTATAGCTTTTCGGGATATTACTGGTTCAAGGGATGGAGTGGAGCCAGTAAACAAAAGGGACGAGAAACAAGTcatggaggaaggagcaAGTATGTGTTTGGTTGAAGCATCTTCTCCGGTAGATCAGTGCGTATAGGGTGAGGCGAAGAGGTCAATGCACGCTTCAATCGGGTTTGATTTTTGCCAGGAGTCTGACTATCGAAGCAGGTTCGATACTCTCAATGCTTTGCatgtgatgagatgagatgagatgttATGAGATGGTAtgcgatgagatgagatgggacgAGAGGTGTGTGGCCTCGCGGTGAAGTCTTCGATTATCATCTTCTTTCACAAAGTCACGACGATCAATCTCAAACGCCACAGCACATGACCGCAGCCTCTTACCTCTTTGGGAAGGGAATGTTAGTGGTGACCTGAAACGCTTCTTCTATACTTGAGTTTTCCTTCACACGCGTGCATCGGTAAGTGTTGATAGCAATGAGGCaatgagaagacgaggcTTTGACACGAGAACGAGCACCTCCTGAAGTCGACGGGGTTCGGGCGTCGGTAAAAGACGAGCTTCGCGCAGAGCAATGCAAATCGTATCGTCCTCGACCGTTCTTCAGGACCCCTTATCGCGACGAAGGGCAAACGAAGCAGGCCTCGTTGGTAAGATACAGATCACAGAGGCATATACACGTCCTATCACGTGTAAGTGAGCAATCTGAGTGAGACAAGATATCCCAGCTTCTTCCTACCCGGAGCGAGTCTTCGGACCGAAGAAACGATCAATCGTACGACTCTGTTGGTTCTGGCCTACATAGCATAGGCACAAGTGGGTGTGGAGCAGAGCAACGCCGCGTTTGTGAGCGTGGAAAATCAGTAAGCGGTAGTATGGAGCGAAGTTGCACTATGAATGAGATCGAGACCAGATGTCGTTCGAAAGGGGTCAAAAGGCACGGATAGAATTGTCGGCCGCAGGAATTGAGTCGcgcgaagagagaagagatgaacGAGAGCGATCTCAACGGAGCGCACCAAGCCATACAGGTCTTGTGGCCGAGCAACGACGAACGGACAGCCTGGCATGATGCTATGACACGACTTTGCGGTCTGTCTCTGCATGCCAGACACCTGTAACAACACAAGCAGCATTGCTGGCTCCGAAACCAAATCATCTGCTCAAATGGAAACGCTGGCCGCGATTCCATGCTGATCGTGATTGTCGGCGATTACAATTCTAAAATCCGATTGACGCCACATCTGTCCGCTATGTATCTGTTATCAGGCTCATTCATCCCACCTACTTCCCTGAAGTCAGAGTTTCACTGTCCCAGCAAATCCCCCCCTTCACAGCCACAGCCAATCCCACACCCAACGGTCGTAGGCAAGGCTGGCAGTAACACAAAAGATCTTGAACTTGTACTCGACttgacctcttctttctttcaaCCTTCAAGTCTTCAACCACTTTCAAAAAAATGTCTCACCGAAAGTACGAAGAGCCTCGACACGGTTCGCTCGCGTTCCGTGAGTGTGCTCTCCTACCTgcttgaagaagaggagatgggagggaggagacgacgaagaacgGGAATGAAAGTTTTACTGATGTCTGTCATTCTTCGTTGAACAGTTCCCAGGAAGAGGGCAGCCCGACACAGGGGTCGATGCAAGGCTTTCCCCAAGGTTAGTTGGATTCTGGACAACGGTCATTTCGTGATAGGATTGGCGGGAACGGAAGTTTTGGTTGGGCGAGAAGTGTTGAAAGgccagaggaggaggaagaaacTGGGTTGTTCTGAGGGACGGAGTGTTGACTTTTCTGTTCGACTTTTAGGATGATGCCAAGAAGCCCGTCCACCTCACCGCCACCATGGGTTACAAGGCTGGTATGACCCACATTGTCAGGGATCTTGACCGACCTGGATCCAGTGAGTAACGGCCTGCATCGACCGAGTTGGGCAAGAAGCTGATTGCGACCCTTCGTTTGTCAGAGATGCACAAGAGGGAGGTTGTCGAGGCCGTCACTGTCATCGAGACTCCTCCATTGGTTGTCGTTGGTGTTGTTGGTTACGTCGAGACTCCTCGAGGCTTGAGGTCTTTGACCACCGTCTGGGCTGAGCACCTCAGTGATGAGCTCAAGAGAAGGTTCTACAAGTGAGTATCAGTGAGCGAAAACGAAGTCATTCGGCTGCTGATTCGGGAGCCCACCAGGAACTGGTACCGatcaaagaagaaggcctTCACCCGATACGCCTCCAAACACACCGAGAACAGCGGCGCTTCCATCACTCGAGAGCTCGAGCGAATCAAGAAGTACTGTACCGTTGTCCGAGTCCTCGCCCACACCCAAATCTCCAAGACTGGTCTTCAACAAAAGAAGGCTCATCTCATGGAGATCCAGGTCAACGGTGGTTCCGTCGCGGACAAGGTCGACTTCGCCAAGTCTCACTTTGAGAAGACTGTTGATGTCGGTTCCGTtttcgaggaggatgagtgcatcgacatcatcggtGTCACCAAGGGTCACGGTTACGAGGGTGTCACCGCCCGATGGGGTACTACCAAACTTCCCAGGAAGACGTGAGTTTACTTGCGTAGCACAATATCCGACCGACGGTCGTGATGCTGATAGTTTTATGTTTTTCAGCCACCGAGGTCTCCGAAAGGTCGCCTGTATCGGTGCTTGGCACCCTTCCAAGGTCATGTTCTCCGTCGCCCGTGCCGGTCAACGTGGTTACCACTCCCGAACTTCGATCAACCACAAGATCTACCGAATCGCCAACGGTGCTTCCGGATCTTCTGGTGCCACCGAGTTCGACCTTACCAAGAAGGACATCACCCCCATGGGCGGTTTCGTTCGATACGGTATCGTCAAGAACGATTTCGTCATGATCAAGGGAACCTGTGTCGGTCCCGTCAAGCGAATCGTCACCCTCCGAAAGGCTCTCCGAACCCACACTTCTCGTGCTCACACCGAGAAGGTCTCCCTCAAATTCGTCgacacctcttccaacttTGGTCACGGTCGATTCCAGGATGCGGCCGAGAAGCACGCCTTCTTGGGTCAGCTCAAGATCAAGTCCACCGCTTAAATGGTTGGTTGAGGCGATCTTGGGtagatgggagagagagattaGCAGTTGGGTTCTTTCTTCGTGCAAGTATGGAGAAGACCTATTGTAATATCATGACAACGGTAGCATGCATATTGTGACCGTTGGGCTGTTTTCATGTTGCAATTCCAGGTCATGATCGATCAGGCGATCGTCGAAAAAACATTCTCGCATTGTGCAGTTAGGCAGGGAGTAAACGCTACCATCGCTACAACAACCTCCTGTGGACGCCATCGACAAATCGGTCTTTCTCCAGCGGAATGCTAAATGGATGCCATGATTGATGCAAATATGCTATAAGACATGTACGACCCAGCGCCTCTCAGTACCTGCCCCTCCGAACACAAGGAGTACTCTCGACAAGATGCTAATCCAACCCTACAAAAGccgcatcatcgtcaaaatcgtctcctctcccacccGCTAGTCCAGCTTTAGCGGCCCAAAAtgctcttctctctttccctctcacaCCATTACTGGTCCCGTTACCATTGGATCTACTCTTCCCGCTCATCGTCTGCGAAACTTCAGTGACAGGCCTATCATCTCCAACTTCGccatccacttcctcttcctcgatctgcGGTGGTTGATCTTCGCCCGAAGtgagatcatcaagatcCGAATCGTCCAAGCTGACTTCATCCATCGCAATCGAACTTGCTGCCTTTgagctcttcttcgatgatCTCTTTTTGGAGAAAGCATATCTCGATTCTTCAGGAGGCTCGTCCAGGATCTCAATAATATCTTCAGAAACGTCACTTCCATACCCATTCGAGTTTCTGCTCATATCCCTGCTGCCACTGGTAGCTGCTATTCTCGCTGCCGAGGCA is a genomic window of Kwoniella newhampshirensis strain CBS 13917 chromosome 13, whole genome shotgun sequence containing:
- a CDS encoding Kae1-associated kinase Bud32, encoding MTSYPSPSSSLLEQGKLIKQGAEAKVYLVPSLLPRPTIYRPTNHSTAGPSSPRPSSSSSSSSSSTSTNDSGVILKYRFPKTYRHPVLDASLTSSRLTFEARSLSRAARAGVVVPQVLWVDEKGGVLGLERVEGWSVREILGGGAEGELEVEFEDGELELGEGEGQEEYGPDDTGTERIDLGGEEEGENEGMKALRRLGVSQEHLMTSIGTALARLHLTTIIHGDLTTSNMMVRLTPDGVQPYEIVMIDFGLSSTAQFPENYAVDLYVLERAFASTHPQSENLYAGVLDAYAKGLGEKKWRPIEIKLKEVRRRGRKRDMTG
- a CDS encoding 60S ribosomal protein uL3; this encodes MSHRKYEEPRHGSLAFLPRKRAARHRGRCKAFPKDDAKKPVHLTATMGYKAGMTHIVRDLDRPGSKMHKREVVEAVTVIETPPLVVVGVVGYVETPRGLRSLTTVWAEHLSDELKRRFYKNWYRSKKKAFTRYASKHTENSGASITRELERIKKYCTVVRVLAHTQISKTGLQQKKAHLMEIQVNGGSVADKVDFAKSHFEKTVDVGSVFEEDECIDIIGVTKGHGYEGVTARWGTTKLPRKTHRGLRKVACIGAWHPSKVMFSVARAGQRGYHSRTSINHKIYRIANGASGSSGATEFDLTKKDITPMGGFVRYGIVKNDFVMIKGTCVGPVKRIVTLRKALRTHTSRAHTEKVSLKFVDTSSNFGHGRFQDAAEKHAFLGQLKIKSTA